In Populus nigra chromosome 1, ddPopNigr1.1, whole genome shotgun sequence, one genomic interval encodes:
- the LOC133694615 gene encoding truncated transcription factor CAULIFLOWER A-like isoform X1, with protein sequence MVRGKVQLQRIEDKSSRQVCFSKRKRGLLKKAKELSVLCDVEMAVIIFSSTGKLFEFCSGNSLRNILERYDTHKTKSQEIAICKNVDKTKQNHHAEYMGPSYMDANPLQMVQRYFEGKNIEQLNITQLIQLERELDSTLVYTRGRKTEAMMKSVTALHQKEQDLTDENNLIEREISAIINNGNLASQHGRVVEDPDCVHPSPLDLFHF encoded by the exons ATGGTGAGAGGGAAGGTGCAGTTACAACGAATCGAAGACAAAAGCAGCCGTCAAGTGTGTTTCtcaaagagaaagagaggttTATTAAAGAAAGCTAAAGAACTATCGGTTCTGTGTGATGTTGAGATGGCGGTCATCATCTTCTCCTCCACTGGCAAGCTCTTCGAGTTTTGCAGTGGCAACAG TTTGAGAAATATCCTTGAGCGCTATGACACACATAAAACTAAAAGTCAAGAAATAGCAATCTGCAAGAACGTTGATAAAACCAAG CAGAATCATCACGCAGAATACATGGGTCCCAGCTATATGGATGCTAACCCACTCCAAATGGTCCAAAG GTACTTTGAAGGGAAGAACATAGAACAGCTAAATATAACTCAACTCATTCAGCTAGAAAGAGAACTGGACTCAACACTAGTTTACACCAGAGGAAGAAAG ACAGAAGCAATGATGAAGTCCGTAACAGCCCTCCATCAGAAG GAACAAGATCTGACAGATgaaaataatctcatagaaagagag ATATCTGCAATCATCAACAATGGCAACCTCGCCAGCCAGCATGGCCGTGTTGTAGAAGATCCGGATTGTGTTCATCCTTCTCCACTGGACTTGTTTCACTTTTAG
- the LOC133694615 gene encoding truncated transcription factor CAULIFLOWER A-like isoform X2, whose amino-acid sequence MVRGKVQLQRIEDKSSRQVCFSKRKRGLLKKAKELSVLCDVEMAVIIFSSTGKLFEFCSGNSLRNILERYDTHKTKSQEIAICKNVDKTKNHHAEYMGPSYMDANPLQMVQRYFEGKNIEQLNITQLIQLERELDSTLVYTRGRKTEAMMKSVTALHQKEQDLTDENNLIEREISAIINNGNLASQHGRVVEDPDCVHPSPLDLFHF is encoded by the exons ATGGTGAGAGGGAAGGTGCAGTTACAACGAATCGAAGACAAAAGCAGCCGTCAAGTGTGTTTCtcaaagagaaagagaggttTATTAAAGAAAGCTAAAGAACTATCGGTTCTGTGTGATGTTGAGATGGCGGTCATCATCTTCTCCTCCACTGGCAAGCTCTTCGAGTTTTGCAGTGGCAACAG TTTGAGAAATATCCTTGAGCGCTATGACACACATAAAACTAAAAGTCAAGAAATAGCAATCTGCAAGAACGTTGATAAAACCAAG AATCATCACGCAGAATACATGGGTCCCAGCTATATGGATGCTAACCCACTCCAAATGGTCCAAAG GTACTTTGAAGGGAAGAACATAGAACAGCTAAATATAACTCAACTCATTCAGCTAGAAAGAGAACTGGACTCAACACTAGTTTACACCAGAGGAAGAAAG ACAGAAGCAATGATGAAGTCCGTAACAGCCCTCCATCAGAAG GAACAAGATCTGACAGATgaaaataatctcatagaaagagag ATATCTGCAATCATCAACAATGGCAACCTCGCCAGCCAGCATGGCCGTGTTGTAGAAGATCCGGATTGTGTTCATCCTTCTCCACTGGACTTGTTTCACTTTTAG